A region of the Candidatus Limnocylindrales bacterium genome:
CGCAGCCGAGGTGTGGGATCTGTATCGCCTCGCCGTCACCCGCTTCGGCGAGGCTGCCACGATGGTCGAATGGGACGAAGACATCCCGAGCTTCGAGCGCCTGTGCGAGGAGGTCGCCATCGCCCGCGGAATCTTCGAGGAGAGCCATGGCAGACGCGCAGCGTAGCGCAGCCGCGCCGGAGGAGCTGCGCCGGACGCAGGCGATCCTGGCCTCGTTCCTCACCGGCCGCCGCGATGCGGCGCGCGAGGATCTCTCGCTGCTCGAGCGGCACGTTCGCGGCCCGCAACGGGCGAATGCGCGTACCGGCATCACCGCGTATGCCGCCGGCTATCCGGCGCGTATCCGCGAAGCGCTTGCCGAGACCTTCGAGGCGGTCGAGCACGTTGCCGGGGCGGCCGCCTTCACCGAGCTTACCCTGCGGTACGTGCGGGCCTGCCCGCCGCGGTCCTACAACCTCAACCACGCCGGCAACGACCTGCCGAGGTTTCTGGCCACCGATCGGCTGGCCGAGCAGCTTCCGTTCCTGCCCGACCTGGCCGAGCTCGAGCTGCGCATCGCGCAGGCCTTTCATGCCGACGTCGAGCCGGCCTTCGATCCGGCCGCCCTTGCAGGCTGGGACGAGCAGCGATGGGAGGAGGCCGTGCTGCGCTTCCAGCCCTCGCTGGCCGTGGTCACCTCCCGGTGGCCGCTGCGTGCCATCTGGCGCAGCCGGAGCACGGCGGTGCAAGACGTCGACATCGCCCTGAATGGCCGGCCCGAGCGCGTGCTGATCTGGAAAAGCGGCCTCGAGGTCCAGCTCGACGACCTCGAGGAGGATGCGGCGCGCGCGCTGTCCTATCTGCGCGCCGGAACGCGGCTCGGTGCGACGATGGAGGCGCTCTGCGAGCGCGGCGCCGAGCCGGCGGCAGTGCTCCATGCGTTCGCGCGATGGACGGCGATGGGGCTGATCACGACCTGCACCTGAGGCCCGACACGCGCCGGCTGCCGCCTTTCTGCACTGCAGTCATGTTACAGCGACGTTCGTAGCGCTGTGCGATGCGTCATCGTGCGAATCGCGACAAACAGCCTTCGCCGTTGTTGCCGCCCCCGCGACCGCTGGTGTACAAGCCTCGATGCGACTGGCCAGCCAATTCCGTCTGAAAGGGGAGCACTTGATGAAACCGACCGCCTGGCTTCTTGCCGGCCTGCTGCTTGTCTGCTCGGCCGTCCCGGCCTCGGCCCGCGACGCCAACAAAACCCTCTATCCCATCGTCTTCGCCCACGGCATGGGCGGCTTCGACAACATCCTCGGCTACGACTACTGGGGCGACGACTACGGCGTCTACGTCCTGGACGCTTGCAGCTTTCTCGAGGTCGGCTGCAACGTGAACATCAACGGCAGCCAGCAGTCCTTCGTCGCCTCGGTCACTCCGTTCAACAACGCCGAGAAGCGCGGGTACGAGCTCTACCAGGACATCCTGGGCTACATGGCCAGCTCGGGCGCGCAGTACGTCAACATCGTGGGGCACTCGCAGGGCGGCATCGACCTGCGCAAGGCCGCCAAGTCGCTGTACACCGCCAAGGCCCGCAACGTCGTCAAGTACGGCATCAGCATCTCCTCGCCGCATCGCGGCTCGCCGATCGCCAAGTACGTGCTCGACGGCGGCCTGGGAACGCTCGAGTCGCCGGCAGCGACGCTGGCCGAGTTCTACGGCAGCGTCGTCTACGGTTCAGGCAACGACGTCTATGCCGCGCTCAAGCAGCTCGTTTACGACGACTACAGCTCCACCGACGGCGTGACGACGGGAATGAAGGCGTTCAACACGACCTATCCCAACAGCACGACCTACATCGCGCGCTCGCGCAGCTTCCTGACCACGCAGCAGGGCCTGGACATGAACCCGGCGCTCTACATCGTGTCCGAGGGCTGGCACAACATCGACGGCGACGGCTACGCCACCACCGATGCCGACAACGACGGCGCCGGCGGAATCGGCGACGGCAGCCGCAGCGACACCGACGACGATGGCCTCGTAGGCCTGAACTCGCAGCAGATGGGCCTTCGCCTGCAGCACTCCGAGTGCTTCGCCTGCCTCGACTACGTCTACGAGAAGACCGACACCGGCAACTGCACGAGCCTGAACGCGCCGACCTCCATCATG
Encoded here:
- a CDS encoding putative DNA-binding domain-containing protein codes for the protein MADAQRSAAAPEELRRTQAILASFLTGRRDAAREDLSLLERHVRGPQRANARTGITAYAAGYPARIREALAETFEAVEHVAGAAAFTELTLRYVRACPPRSYNLNHAGNDLPRFLATDRLAEQLPFLPDLAELELRIAQAFHADVEPAFDPAALAGWDEQRWEEAVLRFQPSLAVVTSRWPLRAIWRSRSTAVQDVDIALNGRPERVLIWKSGLEVQLDDLEEDAARALSYLRAGTRLGATMEALCERGAEPAAVLHAFARWTAMGLITTCT